A single Mastomys coucha isolate ucsf_1 chromosome X, UCSF_Mcou_1, whole genome shotgun sequence DNA region contains:
- the LOC116092865 gene encoding putative MAGE domain-containing protein MAGEA13P — protein MSHIQKHDQGYEGQLPEEVPATKEVGTLEKVAAAEDSQKTSASIQASGSSKASKASGGQAEGGQSASKASLYSKVLLHSKLRKKVTDLVKFLSFKYITNEPVTEAEILKNVVKEHKGYYALIFQHACECMEVVFGIEVKEVDALNHTYMLMKILDLTYDGRISNEEGIPKTGLLVLVLGVIFMEGNRATEKKIWEVLNVVGVHPDQHDFICGNPRKFITEDLVLENYLVYQPIPNSDPPSYEFLWGPRAKAETSKMKVLQFFSKVAGSHPTSFRALYEEALKDEEERARSLLASTTITTAVDNSGSGNKPSGVSHSE, from the coding sequence ATGTCCCACATTCAGAAGCATGATCAAGGCTATGAGGGCCAGCTACCGGAGGAGGTTCCTGCAACTAAAGAGGTGGGCACCTTGGAGAAGGTAGCTGCTGCAGAGGATTCCCAGAAAACCTCTGCTTCCATCCAAGCCTCTGGATCAAGCAAAGCAAGTAAAGCTTCTGGTGGTCAAGCAGAGGGAGGTCAAAGTGCCTCAAAGGCTTCCCTATACTCCAAGGTTTTGCTCCACAGTAAGCTTCGGAAGAAGGTTACCGATTTGGTGAAGTTTCTGAGTTTCAAGTATATAACAAATGAGCCTGTCACGGAAGCAGAAATTCTGAAGAATGTGGTTAAGGAGCACAAGGGCTACTATGCATTGATCTTCCAGCATGCCTGTGAATGCATGGAAGTGGTCTTTGGCATCGAAGTAAAGGAAGTGGATGCCTTGAATCACACCTACATGCTCATGAAAATCCTTGACCTCACCTATGATGGGCGGATCAGCAATGAAGAGGGGATACCCAAGACTGGCCTCCTGGTACTTGTCCTTGGTGTAATCTTCATGGAAGGCAACCGTGCCACTGAGAAGAAGATCTGGGAGGTGCTGAATGTTGTTGGTGTGCATCCTGACCAGCATGATTTTATATGCGGAAATCCCAGAAAGTTCATCACCGAAGATTTGGTGTTGGAGAATTACCTGGTGTACCAGCCTATACCCAACAGTGATCCTCCGAGTTATGAGTTCCTGTGGGGCCCAAGGGCCAAAGCTGAAACAAGCAAAATGAAAGTCCTGCAGTTTTTCTCCAAGGTTGCTGGGAGTCACCCCACTTCCTTCAGGGCTTTGTATGAGGAAGCTCtgaaagatgaagaagagagagccCGGTCTCTGCTTGCCTCCACAACCATTACTACAGCAGTGGACAATTCAGGTTCTGGGAACAAACCCAGCGGTGTCTCCCACTCTGAGTAA